One genomic region from Rosa rugosa chromosome 1, drRosRugo1.1, whole genome shotgun sequence encodes:
- the LOC133709687 gene encoding F-box/kelch-repeat protein At3g23880-like yields MKIQKQQWGVEEHFPEEIIDKILLKLPVKDVIRCSAVCKLWNSLIKNPTFIQTHLNNQTHDGISKRLLLISRQSYDLHWDNPAALFGQYSNLRNPIRNSNWTKGIVWEVVGTCNGLVCLAVSSIHGDPCPPVILWNPSIRKFGFLPSPSRAVDCYRYESYYLCYDSRIDDYKVVRIVREPYCQVEVEVWSLASGSAWKSLDNVPADFSPSTSHHAFVNGALHWAQSRLTSGEEEESTVSVVALDMVDGSFRNVEILQCWRGAPMISRYHGDGDQCWLALFDLQGDSCFDLWVMKEYGVAESWTKLFNVHLLGSPEEELRIEPFGFTKSGQVVVRMGGDEEFNSFKSYDPKDKQFRDFGNQAYDYYFMDSFVESLVLLGQTNVFSY; encoded by the coding sequence ATGAAGATCCAAAAACAACAATGGGGAGTGGAAGAACACTTTCCTGAAGAAATCATAGACAAAATCCTGTTGAAATTGCCCGTCAAAGACGTAATCAGATGCAGCGCCGTGTGCAAGTTATGGAACTCTCTCATTAAAAACCCTACCTTCATTCAAACCCACCTCAACAATCAAACCCACGACGGCATTTCGAAGCGCCTCCTGCTCATCTCCCGCCAATCATACGATTTGCATTGGGATAACCCTGCAGCTTTATTCGGTCAGTATTCCAACCTCCGAAATCCAATTCGCAACAGTAATTGGACCAAAGGTATCGTTTGGGAAGTGGTCGGAACTTGTAACGGACTTGTATGCCTTGCTGTTTCCTCAATTCACGGTGACCCCTGCCCTCCTGTGATTCTGTGGAATCCATCCATTAGAAAGTTTGGGTTTTTGCCTAGTCCCAGTCGTGCCGTTGATTGCTACCGGTATGAAAGTTATTATCTCTGCTATGATTCTCGTATAGATGATTATAAGGTTGTGAGGATTGTCAGGGAACCCTATTGCCAGGTTGAGGTTGAGGTTTGGTCCTTAGCCTCAGGAAGTGCTTGGAAGAGTCTTGATAATGTTCCTGCCGATTTTTCCCCTAGTACATCTCATCATGCTTTTGTCAATGGTGCTCTTCACTGGGCTCAAAGCCGCCTGACAAgtggggaggaggaggagtctaCTGTTTCCGTTGTGGCATTGGACATGGTTGATGGATCATTTCGCAATGTGGAGATTCTCCAATGTTGGAGAGGTGCACCAATGATTTCAAGGTACCATGGTGATGGGGATCAGTGCTGGCTTGCGTTATTTGATTTGCAGGGAGACTCTTGTTTTGACTTGTGGGTGATGAAAGAGTACGGTGTGGCTGAATCATGGACTAAATTATTCAATGTGCATCTGCTAGGATCTCCGGAAGAAGAACTTCGGATCGAGCCATTTGGTTTTACAAAGAGTGGTCAGGTGGTGGTCAGAATGGGTGGGGACGAAGAGTTCAATTCGTTCAAGTCTTATGACCCCAAGGACAAACAGTTTAGAGATTTTGGAAATCAGGCATATGACTACTACTTCATGGATTCTTTTGTGGAGAGCCTTGTCTTACTTGGCCAAACCAATGTTTTTTCTTACTAA